From the Juglans microcarpa x Juglans regia isolate MS1-56 chromosome 3D, Jm3101_v1.0, whole genome shotgun sequence genome, the window TCAGGAGGGTTTCAAAGTTGATTCATTTCGTGCAACCGAGTCTAAATGTTTCCATTTGAGTGGTTCTAAGTGGTACCTTTCGgctacaaatataaaaatttaagttatttttcatcttaCATACCAGATTTTCTGTCAATGGAATGCAAATGAAAGTAGGAGCACCAAAAGAAATGCTGTCGTGCTAGCCTGTCCCAACAAGTGGACCTTCAAATCCCTACCAGAATCAACTGGCAGGAACCCATTTGTGAAACTTACACGAACCGCAACCAGCAAAACTCTCTTTTCCCACTAGGTAATCAGTATACACTCtcttacccccccccccccccccccccccccaacaaaaaaaaaagttctttgcAATTCTCTTCCCGTGCATTATTTCCTAAACAATAATGAAACACTTCCAAAATATGACGTTTAATCACTCCAAGGATCATTCTCTGTCCTCACTTCAGATGGTTCAACCACTTGTGATTCAAAAGTTTCGCCATCTGTCACACTGGATTCTGCAGCATCATCTTGGGGTGCATCTGCCACTCCCTCTTCTAATCTGCCCCATCTTCCTCCAAGGGCCATTGCCATCATCTCATAGATCTTATTTCCCAAGTCGGCTGGGCTGTCAGGCTGCATCATTGAAGGaagaaattcaaataatatcaAAAGCCACGTGAAGTATGCAAGCcattttataagagaaaaatCTTTGGATGGGTCTTACCGAGAATCCACTGGAGATCAATGCTGTATCATACAAGAGGTCAACAGCTCTCTTGGCATCAGTACTGTCAggatcattcttgcatgcagcCTGCAAGTAGAATACCAACACCAGAGTACTGTTGGTCAGTGTCAAGAGTAGTTCAGAATTGTGTAATTAGCAGAGTCAAATTGTCTCACATTGAGATCTTTGATGATGGGATGATCTGGATTAATCTCCAATATTCTCCTTCCCCTCATGAACTCCAAACTTGAAGTGTCTCCAAGAGCCTGAGCCTTCATCAGTCTACAAAACAGTGCAAAAGCAAATCATTTAAACCTTCATTGAATAATACACAATCACCAACATTTATCACGAGGATCAACAGCATAGCTCTTGATTACGTAGCCTGAATGTTAAAAGCCCACGACTGACCTTTCCATATTAGCAGACCATCCAAACTTTCCAGAAACAAGCACACAGGGAGAGGAGCTTAGTCGCTTTGAGACTTGGACTTTTGCTACCTTATCACCAAGCTGTTGCTTTATCCAATCGCAGACAAGATtatattcttgttttgtttCCCTTTCTTTCACCTCATCCTCATCACCTAAAGCACAGTCATGAAAGATGCACAACAAAATCACAAGAGATACCATAATGAACCTCTTAAAATCAGTGCTTTCAACAGTGACACATGGGAAAACGAAAGTACTAACCAAGCTCTAAGTCTTCTTTGCTAATGTcaacaaatttcttttctttgtatGTCTGCAGGTTCTGGATGGCAACTTCATCTATAGGTTCAATCAAGTACAGAACCTAAAATATATAACCCACATCAGTTCATGGTAAAACATTATATGGGTTCAATGTACTTTTATCTTCAACAAATGGCCCTGCATTTTAATGCGGGTTAAAGCATATGGTTGTCCGGGTGGTTAAATGCAATTAATGAGAATAGTAATTTCAGAAAGGGTACAATcacaaataagtttttttttccgATAAGTACCAAATAAGTTTTCCTATACAAATGTGATAAGTGTTTTGACATGCAAAAATTCCCCAGCACATCCACAAACTTATCTACAACATTTCTAACCCAAAATTTCTTCTGTAAGTACTGAGCTTTTAGTCCCACCTAAACCCCGATAAAATGCATACCTCGATGTCTTTTTGAATCAGCTTCTCCAAGAAAGGAGCACTCTTGGCACTTTTCAAGCTGTCTGTTGCCAAGTAATAGATAGCATTTTGCTTTTCACCCATGTTTTCAACATAATCATCCAAGCTTTTCAGCTCCTCCTCACTTTTGGAAGTGTAAAACCGCAACAACGGTGTTATGCGCTTGTGATTTCCAGAATCCTCAACGCATCCTAACTTTAGGAATCTGCCAAAATTCTCCCACAATTTCTTGTAGTCCTGGAATTAAATTTGTCAGTCCATAAATGAGCAGCCTCAATTGAGATctagaaaggaaacaaaaagttTAATAGATATGGACCTCTTTATTTTCACTTTCTGAGACCTCTTGAATCATGTCAAATGTTTTCCGGACAAGTCTCTTTCTCATTATTCGCACCTAAAAGTATCAAGCATATATGGAGATAAGAAACATGCAATAATATCTTGATTCCAAAAaattttgcctattcttttgaGAGAGTTCGAGCCTCTCTCACCCCAAACAtttcccgtatacttgggcttttgcctattcttttgatcaataaaattttgtttaccgatcaaaaaataataatatcttgattccaaaaaaatttaaatcctGGATAGTGGACACAGGGATCCTCACAAATTGAAAATTAGTTTACCATAATGTGCACatctatgaattttttttgggaGCATGCTAAATAAGTGTTGACAGATTCGATCTTACAATTCTGCTTTCTTGAAGTATCTCTCGAGAAACATTGAGAGGAAGGTCATCTGAATCCACAACACCCTTCACAAAGCTCAAGTAGCGTGGGAACTGCAAACAAACACCAAAATTTAGTTCAGTTGTATGACCCAAAAATTAAAGCAAGCAAGCATCAATATGCAACATCATAGAGCCTAATTTAATATGGTAAAACTTACCAGCTCaccatcaaaatcatctgaGATAAATACCCGCTTCACATATAAGCGtatattctttgtttttggATTAATTACATCTTCATTGTTAAGAGGACCCATCCCAGGAATATACAAGACACTTCTAAACTCAACCTCACCCTGCACAGTTTTGAGagtaaatttagaatttatattcaTAATTGCGGTACTCCATGCGTAGATAAATGAAAACATCTACACACCTCAGTGGTGAAGTGAGTGTATGCAACTGGGTCCAAGAATTCATTAAAAGTCTTTTTATAGAATTCTTGGTACTCATCCTTCTGGATTTCCTTTGGATTCCGCATCTGCAGCAGAGCAGAATATGTAAGCTAGAGGATATGAAACTAAATGTACAAGAGATTGCACAAAATTCAAGCCATTAAGCCACATCACTATAAAAGATACTCAATACCATATACCATAAACTTGGAAAGCAGACACAGGTTAAACTCACCCAAATTGGCTTTGTCTCATTGGCCAATTCCCAGTCCCAGTATTTCTCCGTTTTAGTagtcttctttttcctctcacCCTGGTCAAAAGTACAGTAATACAATCATTCGTgctgagagagagaagtgaaatGCCCAAATAAGCCCAAATCAGGAATGCCATGTTAGTTACCTCTGGCTTTggttcttctccttcttttggttcttcctcctcttccaccTGTGCAATTTCAATTCAGTAAAGACCAGATAACAAATTTTTCCTTATTCCATCAGAGACTAGGTTTCTTAACCATGAATGGTGGAGAAGATAAGTCACAACATATcaggaaataaagataataagacaaaATAAGATTGTTCGGCACAATGACCAAGAAGGAAATGTTTTAAGGGTAACAACTATTATTGGGAACCAACAATCCTATAACAATGGGTAACATCATTAACACATAGTAAAAGATGCAAGAAAAAAAGGTAGCTAATTGTTTtactaaatagataaatatgtcaTGCACACACAGAAAAAGAATCAATTTCTCCAACAAACTCCCTCGTAAGAGGGAGAGTTTAAGGCATCTCACCTCAACAGTCCTCGATTTCTCTTGCCATGTATAGATGGGGAAGGAAACAAACTGAGAGTAATTCTTCACCAAACCCTGAATCCTAGCTGGGTCTGAGAATTCATACTTGTCATCCGGCTGCAAATGAAACAACAGAATgaggattttttgaattttttcgaAGCTTATACTCAATAGAatattccaataatattttcaatttctaattTGTGCTGCTAGGCACAGGATGGcagaatatgtttttttttttttttttttctccctaaTAAGCTCCCAACAAACAGATATACACCCTCCTATTCCATGTCATTCCACATAAGTGTGAATGATATGGGATTTAACAAGGAAATCATCAAGATAAATGACAAGATCCAACATCTCAAGTAGCTCCATTTACcagttttcttttctattcaAACAAGAGTAGGAAACACACATGCAGAATTTTCCATAACTAATCTCATTAGAAAATAAAGCATAGCTGCATACCCTTAAATAGAGAGTGATTTGGGTTCCACGACGTAGAATATTTTCAGTATCAGTTTCTTCCCTGATCTCATATGAGCTACTATCAGCTGCAGCTTCCCAAACATATTGCTTATCTGATTTTGGGCTCTTCGTAGACACGACAACCTAATTGCATATAATGTATACAAATTAAGCCCAATTACTGGCCACCCAGGATAAAAATTTACATCCTAAGCTTCAAGCAACTGGAAAAGGAAATTGCAAGAagctaaaaaaattatgattaccTTCTCAGCAACAAGAAAGGCAGAATAGAACCCCACACCAAATTGACCAATCAGACTATTGTCTGCCCCAAGATCATTATTTTCCTAACAACAAATAAGGTTGAGACATTAAGCTTCAAGAGCATAAAATGCAATCACACAGAAAAAAGCTGTGCAAATAATGCAATTCACATGTAAATGGTATGAATTACCTTGAGAGCCTTTAAGAACTTTGAAGTTCCACTCTGTGCAATAGTTCCAAGACAGTCAATGAGCTCTTCTTTGGTCATTCCAATACCAGTGTCTCTGCAAATTCAGGGAATCGCATCTCAAACAACTCAAAAGTTGTCCAGGAAAATATTGGACTACAATTTAGCTTCACATACGTTATGGTGATTGTTCCATTGTCTGGATCCGGTTTGATACGTATCTCTAGTTCACCAGAGTCCCCAAGCAGTGAGGGTTCAGTCACACTTAAGAATCTCAGCTTGTCTAAAGCATCACTTGCATTACTGGAACATAAGAATAGAACTGAGGTGAACATAGAGGAGAAAACAAAACACGACCACTCACTGAAGACCCAAGCATGCACACTGACAAGTGCAAATCTAAAATTACATATAGGAAACATATGGTTTCGGCAGATGAGAAACACAAAAGGGAgactttccaaataagctatACGTTCCTCAACTAAAGCCCACAGATTAAGTTCGACTCTACAAACTAGTGAGTAAGTGACTCTACACACTAGTGTGCAAGTCGTACAAGCAGAAACCAAAGTATTTCAGTACAGAATGTATGACCGGAAGTAAGTCTGACTTGGAAAGAGCATGTGCTTAGCTCACCTCACAAGCTCTCGAAGGAACACCTCCTTGTGGCTGTACAAACTATGAACTATCAAATCCAATAGGCGACTAACCTGCAATTTGCTTTGATATATCACTTTCAAttcaaaactcattaaaaaattaagccTCAAAAGCACACAAAAAAGGCAGACATGAATAGACGAAAGGTCCAATAATTTCTCAAGTTGAAGACTACTACAAAACCCACAAATTCTCcaacaacttttattttattttttctgttaaaTATGAACTTTCGCAAAAGATACGAGGAAAAACAGATATTCCGGTCAGTACGCCGCCTCAGTTTTTCGCACAGATTAATTGAGCTGCGAAGCAGcagtaagaagattggtttaAGTTGCAGTCGCCAAAATCCCaactttaactttcatctcCCATATTTTCTCAGAATCCAAACAAGAGTATAAGCGAGATAACACTTCAGCCAAAGCCCAAAAGGCCTGGAATTCATTGCAGTCTAAAGAGACCCACCTCCGCTTGGTACTCAAACTTTTCACCAGAAGACTCGGAAGCCTCTTTCTCGGCCACCGCAGCCTCGCACCGCACCGCGACTCGATTATCCCTTCTCTCAATCTTCCACTTCAACCCAGCAGAATAAAAGCCTTTTCTGGGACCATTTTGTGGCAAAAAAGAGTTTCTGAGATTTAAAACCCCGTTCCTGTTTCTCACTAAAAAGGGAGATGAAGAGGGAAGGGAAGCAAGAGAAGCAGTGGCCAAGCTTCTATTAAGCACTGGAGCCATTTACCCCTTGAGAAAGTTCGTTGGAGGAGGAAGACCGATTTTGGGGCTCCTTCTTATCTTTGTGATGGGAAAGAGTGAGAATGGAGCAAAACCCTAGCGAGGGGTTTAAGATGGGACGGTAGAGGGTTCTAGAAACGGCAGAAGGGTTGAGGCCTGTGTTTTGGAGCCATTTGCGTGGAATTGTAAGGCCTGGATGTTGCCATTTCAGCATACACAATATCAGCTtcatttcctcttttctttaCAATGCAGaaaaacaatttcattttttcagtCATTCTATCCTCATTATTTTCAGTCAAATATGCTAATACGAAATATTAGAAACtcttttcaatattaatttttgcacatccataaaaatataaaaaaagatatttaa encodes:
- the LOC121254410 gene encoding heat shock protein 90-5, chloroplastic, with the translated sequence MAPVLNRSLATASLASLPSSSPFLVRNRNGVLNLRNSFLPQNGPRKGFYSAGLKWKIERRDNRVAVRCEAAVAEKEASESSGEKFEYQAEVSRLLDLIVHSLYSHKEVFLRELVSNASDALDKLRFLSVTEPSLLGDSGELEIRIKPDPDNGTITITDTGIGMTKEELIDCLGTIAQSGTSKFLKALKENNDLGADNSLIGQFGVGFYSAFLVAEKVVVSTKSPKSDKQYVWEAAADSSSYEIREETDTENILRRGTQITLYLRPDDKYEFSDPARIQGLVKNYSQFVSFPIYTWQEKSRTVEVEEEEEPKEGEEPKPEGERKKKTTKTEKYWDWELANETKPIWMRNPKEIQKDEYQEFYKKTFNEFLDPVAYTHFTTEGEVEFRSVLYIPGMGPLNNEDVINPKTKNIRLYVKRVFISDDFDGELFPRYLSFVKGVVDSDDLPLNVSREILQESRIVRIMRKRLVRKTFDMIQEVSESENKEDYKKLWENFGRFLKLGCVEDSGNHKRITPLLRFYTSKSEEELKSLDDYVENMGEKQNAIYYLATDSLKSAKSAPFLEKLIQKDIEVLYLIEPIDEVAIQNLQTYKEKKFVDISKEDLELGDEDEVKERETKQEYNLVCDWIKQQLGDKVAKVQVSKRLSSSPCVLVSGKFGWSANMERLMKAQALGDTSSLEFMRGRRILEINPDHPIIKDLNAACKNDPDSTDAKRAVDLLYDTALISSGFSPDSPADLGNKIYEMMAMALGGRWGRLEEGVADAPQDDAAESSVTDGETFESQVVEPSEVRTENDPWSD